The window AGATCGCGGTATCCAGCGCCCAGAGCTTCGCGTCCTTCTTGATGCTGCGGGTGAACAGCCCGGCCGCCCGGCCCTCGGCTCCTACCTGGTCGACACCCGGCAAGCCGGCGAGAAATCGACGCAGCGACGTCTCGTCCCGCACCGCATCGGCGAGCGGCGGGGTCACGAGCGCGGTCATGCGCGGAGTGTACTCGGACGGTCGCTGCACACTGCGTGCGCGAACGTGCATGCTCCGGCTTTCGGGCCATACCGGCGGGCGAGCCGACCTATGCTTCGGCTCAACGGACAACCGTCTCAGAGGGGGGATCGGTCGTGCTCTACGTCATGGTCATGAAATGGCAGCCCGGGTTGAACAGGGAACAGCGCGACGGCGCCCTGATTCGGCGGGCGCAGTGGAAGTATCCGGATGCCGCCACGGTGCTTGGTGAGTACTGGCCCGCCTCGGAGCAGGTCGCGGTGATCTCGATCCTCGAGACGGACGATTACGGCGCCATCATGGAGATCCACCTCACCTGGGGTGACGTCTTCCAGATCGACACGACTCCCGCGATCTCGGCCGAGGACGGCCTGCGGGTCGGCGCCGAGGCGATGGCCCGCCGCTCGGTCTGATCACCGCTGACTTGATCGCTACGGCGGCCGGATCTCCGCGCCGCCGTCGCGGTCAAGGCGGATGTGCCACCGGCGCTCGTGCACCCACCGATGGTGGAATCGGCAGAGCAGGATGAGGTTGTCGAGTGCGGTCGCGCCGCCGTGCAGCCAACTGACGATGTGGTGGGCGTCGGTGAACGGTGGGGGACGGAAGCACCCGGGGAACCGGCAGCCGCCGTCCCGCACCGCGAGGGCCTTCCGCACCGCCGCCGGAACGATGCGCGTCGTCCGGCCCACATCGAGCACCTGACCCTTACCGGCCATCAGGACCCGGGAGACCCCGGCGTCGCAGGCGATCCGCCGCGCGGTCTCCGCCGGGATCGGCCCGGTCCAGTCGAGCTCGGCGGGCGGCGCGCCGGCGTTCCCACGCAGACTGGTGAGGTCGACGGTCACCACCAGATGCGGCCGTTCGCCGGACTGCTCGGGCAGTTCCCCGCGGTCGAGGGCCCGGCGGGCCAGCTCGACGAGCGCATCGGCCTTGGCCTGCGCCGCGCTCCTGGGGTCGTCGACCCGGCGGGGAGCCGACATCGCCGTCAGCGCAGCCATCAGGGTGGCGCCACTTTCCGGATCGAACAGGCCGTCGAGAACGACCATGCCGCCGAAGGTCGAGGAGAGGTGCAGCCGACGACGGGCGAACACCTTCTCCGCGTCGCCGAGCACGCCGTCCGCGTCGGCGGCGTAACGGATGCGCGTCGCCAGTCTCCGCAGGGATCCCGGATCCATCGTGCGGGCCGCCTCGAGCAGGATCGGCTCGGCGACCCGGGCGTGCTCCGGACCGACGTCGGCGGCGGTCGACGCGATGACGGCGGCGTGGCCGTGGGAGACCGTCCCGTCGGCGAGCGCGCCGGCGGTCGCCGGAAGGTCACCGAGCGCGCGGGCGACCGCCACCCGCTGGTGCGCCTCCCTCGGGTGCAGCCGCGTCCGCCACCGCAGCCATGCCTGAGTGGAGGCCGCCCCGTCGGCCCGGCCTGCGGCCCGCGCATCGAACACCGCAAGAGTCCGAGCGAATTCTCCGTCGAGTGCTCCGGCGATCCGCCGGAGTTCGCCGAGCCGCTCGCCGAGCGTGACGTCGTCGACGCTGGCGACGTCCTCGACCGCCACCTGTCGTAGGGCCCGCGCCAGCGCCGTCATCCCGGCGCTCACGATCGGCGCCACGTGCGGCGGGTCAACCGTCGCCGTGGTCACCGGCGGTGCTGCCCATCAATCGAACTCATGTTCGAAGATTACTCGCGGGCGGGCCCCCGCCGGGTAGTTCATCCACACCCCGCGACGGCGTCCGACGGCCGAAACAAGCCGACACAGTAGCCCCGGCCGGCAGCCTCTTTGGTCAGAATTTCTAAAAGCTCGCCGATTTAATTACTTTCCGTCAACCTTAAT of the Mycobacteriales bacterium genome contains:
- a CDS encoding DUF3303 family protein, producing the protein MLYVMVMKWQPGLNREQRDGALIRRAQWKYPDAATVLGEYWPASEQVAVISILETDDYGAIMEIHLTWGDVFQIDTTPAISAEDGLRVGAEAMARRSV
- a CDS encoding DUF222 domain-containing protein — its product is MTTATVDPPHVAPIVSAGMTALARALRQVAVEDVASVDDVTLGERLGELRRIAGALDGEFARTLAVFDARAAGRADGAASTQAWLRWRTRLHPREAHQRVAVARALGDLPATAGALADGTVSHGHAAVIASTAADVGPEHARVAEPILLEAARTMDPGSLRRLATRIRYAADADGVLGDAEKVFARRRLHLSSTFGGMVVLDGLFDPESGATLMAALTAMSAPRRVDDPRSAAQAKADALVELARRALDRGELPEQSGERPHLVVTVDLTSLRGNAGAPPAELDWTGPIPAETARRIACDAGVSRVLMAGKGQVLDVGRTTRIVPAAVRKALAVRDGGCRFPGCFRPPPFTDAHHIVSWLHGGATALDNLILLCRFHHRWVHERRWHIRLDRDGGAEIRPP